The Providencia rettgeri genome includes a window with the following:
- the truA gene encoding tRNA pseudouridine synthase A: MSESTQLYRIALGIEYNGSRYFGWQRQQEVKSVQGCLEDALSKIAAEPISVFCAGRTDAGVHATGQVVHFETSAIRKEAAWTMGANTHLPADIAVRWCKPVAEEFHARFSATARRYRYVIFNHRYRPAILSSGVTHFHYPLDEKRMHEAAQALLGERDFTSFRAVQCQSKSPWRNVMHVNVSRHGNYVVVDIKANAFVHHMVRNIVGSLLEIGCGNQSIDWMAHLLELKDRTKAAATARAEGLYLVSVDYPEKFELPQNVMGPLFLADELM, encoded by the coding sequence ATGTCTGAGTCTACACAGTTGTATCGAATCGCATTAGGTATTGAATACAACGGCAGTCGTTATTTCGGTTGGCAACGTCAGCAAGAAGTTAAAAGTGTTCAAGGCTGTTTAGAGGACGCTTTGTCAAAAATTGCCGCGGAGCCAATTAGCGTGTTTTGTGCAGGGCGTACTGATGCTGGTGTCCATGCTACGGGGCAAGTGGTGCATTTCGAAACCTCTGCCATTCGTAAAGAAGCGGCTTGGACCATGGGGGCGAATACCCATTTACCCGCGGATATCGCTGTTCGCTGGTGTAAACCGGTGGCTGAAGAGTTTCATGCACGTTTTAGTGCAACAGCGCGTCGATATCGTTACGTGATTTTTAATCATCGTTATCGGCCAGCGATTTTATCGAGTGGTGTAACGCACTTTCATTACCCACTCGATGAAAAAAGAATGCATGAAGCGGCACAGGCACTATTGGGTGAACGTGATTTTACCTCATTCAGAGCAGTCCAGTGTCAGTCGAAGTCGCCATGGCGTAATGTGATGCATGTGAATGTCAGCCGCCACGGTAATTATGTGGTGGTAGACATCAAAGCCAATGCATTTGTTCACCATATGGTGAGAAATATTGTCGGAAGTCTGTTGGAGATTGGTTGTGGCAACCAAAGCATTGATTGGATGGCACATCTTCTTGAATTAAAAGACCGTACAAAGGCAGCTGCAACTGCGAGAGCTGAAGGGTTGTATTTGGTGAGTGTCGATTACCCAGAGAAGTTTGAGCTACCTCAGAATGTGATGGGGCCGCTTTTTCTGGCAGATGAACTGATGTAA
- the usg_2 gene encoding USG-1 protein has translation MVTGTNCLFAANEGVSLQYAELAAQEGCIVIDTSGVFAQEPDVPLIVPNVNPQVLADYRNRNIISLADSSVSQLLTAIKPLVDAAGLGRITLTNMLSVSSYGKAAVDELAGQSARLLNGIPAEEGRFSKQLAFNMLPLLADMEGSVVHERRLVEQVRKVLQDDGLPVAVSFIQSPVFYGNAQVVHLETLRPMSAEEANEELERFEDIQVSEEGDYPTQVTEASGHDQLSIGCVRNDYGIPEILQFWSVADNVRFGGALMAVETAEKLAQELFY, from the coding sequence TTGGTCACAGGCACAAATTGCCTTTTTGCAGCTAATGAAGGTGTAAGCCTACAATACGCTGAATTAGCGGCGCAGGAAGGGTGTATTGTCATTGATACTAGCGGCGTATTTGCTCAAGAACCGGATGTGCCACTGATTGTCCCAAATGTGAATCCGCAAGTACTCGCTGATTATCGCAACCGTAATATTATTTCATTGGCAGACAGCTCAGTGAGCCAATTATTAACGGCAATCAAACCGCTGGTGGACGCGGCAGGGTTAGGGCGTATTACTTTAACCAATATGTTGTCGGTTTCCAGTTATGGTAAAGCCGCTGTCGATGAGCTAGCAGGGCAAAGCGCACGTTTATTAAATGGTATCCCTGCGGAAGAAGGCCGTTTTAGTAAGCAATTAGCCTTTAATATGTTGCCATTATTGGCTGACATGGAAGGCAGTGTCGTTCATGAACGTCGCTTGGTTGAGCAAGTGCGTAAGGTACTGCAAGATGATGGCTTACCCGTGGCCGTTAGCTTTATTCAATCCCCTGTTTTTTATGGGAATGCGCAAGTCGTTCATTTAGAAACGTTGCGCCCAATGAGCGCAGAAGAAGCTAACGAAGAACTTGAACGTTTTGAAGATATTCAGGTCTCAGAAGAGGGTGATTATCCTACCCAAGTGACTGAAGCGTCAGGTCATGACCAATTAAGCATTGGTTGTGTACGTAATGACTACGGTATACCCGAAATTTTACAATTTTGGTCAGTGGCTGATAACGTGCGTTTCGGTGGCGCATTGATGGCGGTAGAAACAGCAGAAAAACTGGCTCAGGAGCTGTTTTACTAA
- the pdxB gene encoding Erythronate-4-phosphate dehydrogenase gives MKILVDENMPYAQTLFSELGEVKAVPGRPIPEQELIDADALMVRSITKVNESLLGNTPVKFVGTATAGFDHIDTEWLSTANIGFSSAPGCNAIAVVEYVFSSLLLLAERDNFDLRDKTVGIIGVGNVGGRLAARLSAWGVKTLLCDPPRAAKGDDELFVSFEDVLKQADVITFHTPLNMSGEYQTFHLMDETGLAKLRDGTILINASRGEVVDNKALLSVLNRGKKMSVILDVWEPEPDLDTALLALVDIGTPHIAGYTLEGKARGTTQVYEAYCQFLGKSSQISLSSLLPKPDINQLTFNGKLTQNQLKRLVHLVYDVRRDDAALRAVAGVTGEFDKLRKNYQERREWSSLEVICDDEQTASKLNALGFKASLVSTK, from the coding sequence GTGAAAATTTTAGTCGATGAGAATATGCCATATGCTCAAACTTTATTTAGTGAGCTTGGTGAAGTGAAAGCAGTACCGGGGCGTCCTATACCAGAACAAGAATTAATTGATGCAGATGCATTAATGGTACGTTCTATCACTAAGGTTAATGAATCACTGCTCGGTAATACACCGGTTAAATTTGTTGGAACCGCGACAGCGGGTTTTGACCACATTGATACCGAGTGGTTATCAACCGCAAATATTGGTTTTTCATCAGCACCGGGTTGTAATGCGATAGCGGTCGTTGAATATGTCTTTTCCTCACTATTACTGCTAGCGGAACGCGACAACTTTGATTTGCGTGATAAAACAGTAGGAATTATTGGTGTTGGTAATGTCGGAGGGCGTTTAGCGGCTAGGTTATCGGCTTGGGGAGTCAAAACATTACTCTGTGACCCACCGCGTGCAGCCAAAGGGGACGACGAGCTATTTGTTTCTTTTGAAGATGTGCTCAAGCAAGCTGACGTGATAACCTTTCATACTCCGCTAAATATGTCTGGGGAATATCAAACTTTCCATTTAATGGATGAAACGGGTTTAGCAAAATTACGAGATGGCACCATTTTAATTAACGCAAGTCGAGGTGAGGTGGTTGATAATAAAGCATTATTATCTGTGCTTAATCGCGGGAAAAAAATGAGCGTTATCTTAGATGTGTGGGAGCCAGAACCAGATTTAGACACCGCACTTTTAGCATTAGTGGATATCGGTACTCCGCATATTGCGGGTTATACGCTAGAAGGTAAAGCACGAGGAACGACGCAAGTTTATGAAGCTTACTGCCAGTTTCTCGGCAAATCGTCACAAATTTCCCTTTCATCCTTACTGCCTAAGCCTGATATCAATCAATTGACTTTCAATGGTAAATTAACGCAAAACCAGCTCAAAAGGTTAGTGCATCTCGTGTATGATGTGCGCCGAGATGATGCAGCATTAAGAGCGGTTGCAGGGGTAACAGGCGAATTTGATAAACTGCGCAAAAATTATCAAGAACGTCGTGAATGGTCATCCCTTGAAGTGATTTGTGATGATGAACAAACGGCATCAAAACTCAATGCACTTGGTTTTAAGGCAAGTTTAGTTAGCACAAAATAA
- the accD gene encoding Acetyl-coenzyme A carboxylase carboxyl transferase subunit beta, with product MSWIEKILKKGNLTQSHKANIPEGVWTKCDSCGQVLYGAELERNLSVCPKCDHHMRIHARQRLETFLDENSTTELGSELEPKDILKFKDSKKYKDRIVAAQKETGEKDAIVVMKGTLKGMPVVAAAFEFAFMGGSMASVVGARFVRAVEQALEDNCPLVCFSSSGGARMQEALLSLMQMAKTSAALAKLQERGLPYISVLTDPTMGGVSASLAMLGDINVAEPKALIGFAGPRVIEQTVREKLPQGFQRSEFLLEKGAIDMIVRRPEMRDRLAEILAMLTNKPSFNETPIIVAETVEIDIDAVDELDAQEPKKDSEKHKKDDE from the coding sequence ATGAGCTGGATTGAAAAAATTTTAAAGAAAGGTAACTTGACCCAATCACACAAAGCCAACATCCCAGAGGGAGTTTGGACTAAATGCGATAGCTGCGGGCAAGTATTATATGGTGCTGAATTAGAGCGTAATTTATCCGTGTGTCCAAAATGCGACCACCATATGCGAATTCACGCCCGTCAGCGCTTAGAAACCTTCCTTGATGAAAACTCAACAACAGAATTAGGCAGCGAACTTGAGCCTAAAGACATTCTGAAGTTCAAAGATTCAAAAAAATATAAAGATCGTATTGTTGCAGCACAAAAAGAAACGGGTGAAAAAGACGCGATCGTCGTGATGAAAGGCACGTTGAAAGGCATGCCAGTTGTGGCTGCAGCGTTTGAATTCGCCTTTATGGGCGGTTCAATGGCTTCAGTTGTCGGTGCACGTTTTGTCCGTGCTGTCGAACAAGCTTTGGAAGATAACTGCCCGTTGGTATGTTTCTCTTCAAGTGGCGGTGCGCGTATGCAAGAAGCACTGTTATCATTAATGCAGATGGCCAAAACCAGTGCCGCATTAGCAAAATTGCAAGAGCGTGGCTTACCTTACATTTCAGTATTAACTGACCCAACCATGGGTGGGGTGTCTGCAAGTTTGGCAATGTTAGGTGATATTAACGTGGCAGAGCCGAAAGCGTTAATTGGTTTCGCAGGGCCACGTGTTATCGAGCAAACTGTTCGCGAAAAATTACCGCAAGGCTTCCAACGCAGTGAATTCTTACTTGAGAAAGGCGCGATTGACATGATAGTTCGCCGCCCTGAGATGCGTGACCGTTTAGCTGAAATATTGGCGATGTTAACCAATAAACCAAGCTTTAATGAGACACCAATCATCGTAGCGGAAACGGTTGAAATCGACATCGATGCCGTTGATGAACTTGATGCCCAAGAGCCAAAAAAGGATTCTGAAAAGCATAAAAAAGATGATGAGTAA
- the dedA gene encoding SNARE associated Golgi protein, which produces MDAIIDEDYMEFITFIIDFILHIDVHLAELVRDYGTWVYGILFLILFCETGLVVTPFLPGDSLLFVAGAISSLDSNDLNVHLMVALMITAAIIGDAVNYTIGRIFGEKLFKNPDSKIFRRVYLDKTHAFYEKHGGKAIILARFVPIVRTFAPFVAGMGKMSYRHFAFYNVTGAFIWVLLFTYAGYFFGELPFVQKNLKLLIVAIIFVSILPGVVEIIRHRRIAAKEKRAAAQKIDNH; this is translated from the coding sequence ATGGATGCTATTATTGATGAGGATTATATGGAATTTATCACTTTTATTATCGACTTTATTTTACACATCGATGTGCACCTTGCTGAACTGGTCAGAGATTATGGTACGTGGGTCTATGGTATCCTGTTTCTGATCCTATTTTGTGAAACAGGGTTAGTGGTCACACCATTTTTACCGGGAGATTCGTTATTATTCGTTGCTGGCGCGATTTCGTCATTAGACAGCAATGACCTGAATGTTCATTTAATGGTCGCGTTGATGATTACGGCGGCGATTATTGGTGATGCGGTAAACTACACCATTGGGCGTATTTTTGGTGAAAAATTATTCAAAAATCCGGACTCGAAGATTTTTCGTCGCGTTTATTTAGATAAAACCCATGCTTTTTATGAAAAACATGGCGGTAAAGCGATTATACTGGCGCGCTTCGTGCCGATCGTCAGAACTTTTGCACCATTCGTTGCAGGAATGGGTAAAATGTCTTATCGTCACTTTGCTTTTTATAATGTGACGGGCGCGTTTATTTGGGTATTATTATTCACTTATGCGGGTTATTTCTTTGGTGAATTACCGTTCGTACAAAAGAATTTGAAATTACTGATAGTCGCGATTATCTTTGTTTCAATTTTGCCGGGCGTTGTTGAAATTATTCGTCATCGCCGAATAGCTGCGAAAGAAAAGCGTGCGGCAGCGCAAAAAATCGATAACCACTAG
- the usg_1 gene encoding USG-1 protein — protein sequence MTEGWNIAVLGATGAVGEAIISLLQEREFPVGELYLLASERSAGESVRFNGKSIQVENVTDFDWSQAQIAFLQLMKV from the coding sequence ATGACTGAAGGTTGGAATATTGCAGTATTAGGCGCAACCGGTGCTGTAGGTGAAGCTATTATTTCACTGTTACAAGAAAGAGAATTCCCAGTCGGCGAACTGTATTTACTGGCCAGTGAGCGTAGTGCAGGGGAGAGCGTACGTTTTAATGGTAAAAGTATTCAAGTTGAAAATGTGACTGATTTTGATTGGTCACAGGCACAAATTGCCTTTTTGCAGCTAATGAAGGTGTAA
- the folC gene encoding Bifunctional protein folC: MSNLIIPNAKSPLEAWLSYLTDLHSQNIDMGLERVGQVARKMNLTQPAPKVITVTGTNGKGTTCHTLESIFMASGLKVGVYSSPHLIRYTERVRIQGQELPEPDFCEAFAIIEAQRADISLTYFEYGTLAALQLFKQAKLDIVILEVGLGGRLDATNVVDADIAAITSIALDHTDWLGSDREHIGYEKAGIFRAGHYGVVGEPDMPASISQVAEHLGTKLFRRGTDWQYSEQANSWSWQSSQREWHNLPLPNVPLANAATALGVVSCLLEIDAHFAQKVTESAIHQGLKSAQLPGRFQIVGEKPLMILDVAHNPHAAGYLVSKLAALSETKGRHIRAVVGMLGDKDIKGTLECLSQQVTDWYLAPLTEFRGADVAQLSQHLPTANQFDSVEKAWQQACIDANEQDVIVVCGSFHTVAHVMMLLENQEG, encoded by the coding sequence ATGAGTAATCTAATCATTCCTAATGCCAAGTCTCCATTGGAGGCTTGGCTTTCTTATCTCACCGACTTACATAGCCAAAATATTGATATGGGGTTGGAGCGAGTCGGTCAAGTTGCTAGGAAAATGAACCTAACGCAGCCTGCTCCCAAAGTTATCACTGTGACGGGAACCAACGGGAAAGGGACAACTTGTCATACACTAGAGTCCATATTTATGGCGTCTGGGTTAAAAGTTGGGGTATACAGTTCACCGCATCTTATCCGTTATACCGAACGCGTTCGTATTCAAGGCCAAGAACTTCCCGAGCCTGATTTCTGCGAGGCATTTGCCATAATTGAAGCTCAGCGAGCAGATATTTCTCTCACCTATTTTGAATATGGCACTTTGGCGGCGTTACAGCTATTTAAACAAGCTAAACTCGATATTGTGATTTTAGAAGTCGGCTTAGGTGGGCGGTTAGACGCGACAAATGTCGTTGATGCAGATATAGCCGCAATCACCAGTATCGCACTTGATCACACTGATTGGCTTGGTTCAGACCGTGAACATATTGGTTATGAAAAAGCTGGTATCTTCCGTGCTGGCCATTATGGTGTGGTTGGTGAGCCGGATATGCCAGCTTCAATCAGTCAAGTGGCTGAGCATTTAGGTACGAAGCTATTTCGTCGTGGGACGGATTGGCAATACAGTGAGCAAGCAAATAGTTGGTCATGGCAAAGTTCACAGCGTGAATGGCATAATTTACCGTTACCGAATGTGCCTTTAGCGAACGCAGCAACAGCGCTAGGTGTGGTGAGTTGCTTATTGGAAATTGATGCTCATTTTGCCCAAAAAGTGACTGAGTCCGCTATTCATCAAGGTTTGAAATCAGCTCAATTACCGGGGCGCTTCCAAATTGTCGGTGAAAAACCGTTGATGATCTTGGATGTGGCGCATAACCCTCATGCAGCAGGGTACTTAGTTAGTAAATTGGCTGCCTTGTCTGAAACTAAAGGTCGTCATATTCGTGCGGTTGTCGGGATGCTAGGTGATAAAGACATCAAAGGTACGCTTGAGTGTTTATCACAACAAGTCACCGATTGGTACCTTGCGCCATTAACTGAGTTTAGGGGGGCTGATGTGGCTCAACTGAGTCAACATTTACCGACAGCTAACCAGTTTGACAGCGTAGAAAAAGCGTGGCAGCAAGCTTGCATCGATGCAAATGAGCAAGATGTGATTGTGGTGTGCGGGTCATTTCATACCGTTGCTCACGTCATGATGTTATTGGAAAATCAAGAAGGATAG